A section of the Campylobacter porcelli genome encodes:
- the infB gene encoding translation initiation factor IF-2, giving the protein MAKIRIHEIAKELGSSSKKILEKAKELGFAVTTVSSAVSPEDAAKLYDYVQSGITPETKPAKKSSPKQLVKEEAPASVAQDESAKISKPQIKAKEPEPKEQTLANSSLNKRRGLVIVKKKKDEQPQPKDEKPSSLVVNNKTLESMFGSSDESLKKKKKDKKQFQATKKESSSKLDLMGLSEFGDDIVIDDENVVVLPDLTLKPIEVERQSTTKKPLNIYKQSQNSGFNFEGGIQRSSRKKHKKVVKDSQNESVTSVDIPKEIRVYEFADKIKKSPSEIISKLFMLGKMTTKNDFLEEDEIEILGAEFDIEINIVDTQGEFDYVKAYEDGDDTHFEPRAPVVTIMGHVDHGKTSLLDYIQNSRVASEEAGGITQHVGAYMVEKNGKNITFIDTPGHEAFTAMRARGASVTDIVIIVVAADDGVKPQTKEAIAHAKAAGVPIIIAINKMDKESANPDLVKTGLAELEIMPTEWGGSHEFVPVSAKTGMGIEDLLEIVLLQAEILELKANPNREAKATIIESSLQKGRGPVATVIVENGTLKVGDTIVAGVAYGKVRALSDDKGRSLKAIKPGECGVLIGLSEVPEAGETLISVKSDKEAREYAQKKYEYLRQKELSKSTKVTIDELSAKIAEGELKNLPVIIKADVQGSLEAIKASLEKLRNDEIKVNIIHSGVGGITQSDISLASASQNCVILGFNIRPTGEIKEKAKEKGVEIKTYNVIYNLLDDVKALLSGLMSPVITEEDLGQAVIRQVINVPKVGQIAGCMVTEGIISRGAKIRVIRDGVVVFEGNISSLKRFKDDAKEVAKGYECGVGIEGYNDMRQGDYIESYKEVENRAQI; this is encoded by the coding sequence ATGGCAAAGATTAGAATTCACGAAATAGCAAAAGAGCTAGGCTCATCATCTAAAAAAATTTTAGAGAAGGCAAAAGAGCTAGGCTTTGCAGTGACTACGGTCTCAAGTGCTGTAAGCCCAGAAGATGCTGCAAAGCTATATGATTATGTCCAATCTGGCATAACCCCAGAGACAAAACCAGCTAAAAAATCCTCTCCAAAGCAACTAGTAAAAGAAGAAGCACCAGCATCTGTAGCTCAAGATGAGTCAGCTAAAATCTCTAAACCGCAGATAAAAGCTAAAGAGCCAGAGCCAAAAGAGCAGACTTTGGCAAATTCAAGTCTAAATAAACGAAGAGGGCTAGTGATTGTCAAAAAGAAAAAAGATGAACAACCACAACCAAAAGATGAAAAACCAAGCTCTTTAGTAGTTAATAATAAAACTTTAGAATCTATGTTTGGCAGTAGCGATGAGAGCTTAAAAAAGAAGAAAAAAGATAAAAAGCAGTTTCAAGCAACCAAGAAAGAGAGCTCATCAAAGCTTGATTTAATGGGGCTTAGCGAATTTGGTGATGATATTGTAATTGATGATGAGAATGTGGTTGTATTGCCTGATTTGACTCTAAAACCAATCGAAGTAGAGAGACAATCAACTACCAAAAAGCCATTAAATATCTATAAACAATCGCAAAATAGTGGATTTAATTTTGAAGGCGGAATTCAAAGAAGTAGCCGTAAAAAGCATAAAAAAGTGGTAAAAGATAGCCAAAATGAGAGCGTAACAAGCGTAGATATACCAAAAGAGATTAGGGTATATGAATTTGCTGATAAGATTAAAAAATCCCCAAGCGAGATTATCAGTAAGCTATTTATGCTTGGTAAAATGACTACTAAAAATGATTTTTTAGAAGAAGATGAGATTGAGATTTTGGGTGCTGAGTTTGATATTGAGATTAATATCGTAGATACTCAAGGGGAATTTGACTATGTCAAAGCCTATGAAGATGGCGATGATACGCATTTTGAGCCTAGGGCGCCTGTGGTTACTATTATGGGGCATGTCGATCATGGTAAGACAAGTTTGCTTGATTATATCCAAAATTCCAGAGTAGCAAGTGAAGAAGCTGGTGGCATCACTCAGCATGTTGGTGCTTATATGGTGGAAAAAAATGGCAAAAATATAACCTTTATAGATACTCCAGGGCATGAGGCATTTACGGCTATGCGTGCTAGGGGTGCTAGTGTTACTGATATTGTTATTATCGTAGTTGCCGCTGATGATGGTGTAAAACCACAAACCAAAGAGGCTATAGCTCACGCTAAAGCTGCTGGCGTGCCAATTATCATTGCTATAAATAAAATGGATAAAGAGAGTGCTAATCCTGATTTAGTAAAAACTGGACTTGCTGAGCTTGAGATTATGCCTACAGAGTGGGGTGGTAGTCATGAGTTTGTCCCAGTTTCAGCAAAGACTGGTATGGGTATAGAGGATTTGCTTGAGATAGTGCTTTTACAGGCTGAAATTTTAGAGCTAAAAGCAAACCCAAATAGAGAGGCCAAAGCTACAATTATCGAGAGTTCATTACAAAAGGGTCGAGGTCCAGTAGCTACTGTGATTGTTGAAAACGGCACATTAAAAGTAGGCGATACTATCGTAGCTGGCGTGGCATATGGCAAAGTAAGAGCTTTAAGTGATGATAAGGGTAGAAGCTTAAAGGCTATTAAGCCTGGAGAGTGTGGGGTGCTTATAGGTTTAAGCGAAGTGCCTGAGGCTGGAGAGACGCTAATTAGCGTAAAAAGCGATAAAGAAGCACGAGAATACGCACAGAAAAAATATGAGTATCTACGCCAAAAAGAGCTAAGCAAATCTACAAAGGTTACAATCGATGAATTAAGTGCTAAGATCGCAGAAGGGGAGTTAAAAAACCTACCTGTGATAATCAAAGCCGATGTCCAAGGCTCACTTGAGGCCATTAAAGCAAGTCTTGAGAAGCTTAGAAATGATGAGATTAAGGTTAATATCATACACTCAGGCGTAGGCGGCATAACTCAAAGTGATATATCACTAGCTAGTGCTAGTCAAAATTGCGTTATACTAGGATTTAATATCAGACCAACTGGAGAGATCAAAGAAAAAGCTAAAGAAAAAGGCGTAGAGATCAAAACCTATAATGTAATCTACAATCTTTTAGATGATGTTAAAGCACTATTAAGTGGTCTTATGAGTCCAGTTATCACTGAAGAAGATTTAGGTCAAGCAGTCATTAGACAAGTTATTAATGTTCCAAAAGTCGGTCAAATCGCTGGCTGTATGGTAACTGAAGGCATTATAAGCAGAGGTGCTAAAATTCGTGTTATTCGTGATGGCGTAGTGGTATTTGAAGGCAATATCAGCTCACTAAAACGCTTTAAAGATGATGCTAAAGAGGTTGCTAAAGGCTATGAGTGCGGTGTAGGAATAGAGGGTTATAATGATATGCGCCAGGGAGATTATATCGAAAGCTATAAAGAAGTAGAAAATAGGGCTCAGATATGA
- the thrB gene encoding homoserine kinase, with product MRIFTPATSANLGPGFDSLGLALKLYNEVSITEQKISSINIIGEGSDKIALKKNNTFVNIFNETIALLNGKNLNYKFNFVNNIPFSRGLGSSSSVIVGAIAAAYHMAGFKVDRSVILDRALKYENHPDNISPAVWGGFTANIVSNSSVYTQKCDIDPNLKAVVVIPDEPMNTKQSRGKLPLNYTMSECVSNLSHAAYLSSCFIKKDYDNLRVASIDMMHEERRMSALPELFRVREIAYANGALMSTLSGSGSSFLNLTYQDRAKNLAEILEKEFPKFKVKILDIDNDGFSIKS from the coding sequence ATGAGGATATTTACGCCTGCTACTAGTGCGAATTTAGGCCCTGGATTTGACTCTTTGGGTTTGGCACTGAAGCTTTATAATGAAGTTAGTATCACAGAGCAAAAGATCAGCTCTATTAACATAATAGGCGAAGGAAGCGATAAGATTGCCTTAAAGAAAAATAATACATTTGTAAATATTTTTAATGAGACAATAGCCTTATTAAATGGGAAAAATTTGAATTATAAATTTAATTTTGTTAATAATATTCCATTTTCAAGGGGGCTTGGTAGCTCTAGCTCGGTAATTGTAGGTGCTATTGCTGCGGCGTATCATATGGCTGGATTTAAGGTAGATCGTAGCGTGATCTTAGATAGGGCATTAAAGTATGAAAATCACCCTGATAATATATCACCAGCTGTTTGGGGTGGATTTACTGCTAATATTGTAAGTAACTCATCAGTCTATACCCAAAAGTGCGATATAGATCCAAATTTAAAAGCTGTGGTGGTGATACCAGATGAGCCGATGAATACCAAGCAAAGTCGTGGCAAATTACCTTTAAACTACACAATGAGCGAATGCGTAAGCAATCTTAGCCACGCAGCGTATCTAAGTAGCTGTTTTATTAAAAAAGATTATGATAATTTGCGTGTAGCTAGTATTGATATGATGCACGAAGAGCGTAGAATGAGTGCTTTGCCAGAGCTTTTTAGGGTTAGAGAGATTGCCTATGCTAATGGTGCCTTGATGAGCACACTCTCAGGGAGTGGCTCAAGCTTTCTAAATTTAACTTATCAAGATAGAGCCAAAAATTTAGCTGAAATTTTAGAAAAAGAGTTTCCAAAATTTAAGGTAAAAATTTTGGATATTGATAATGATGGATTTAGCATAAAAAGCTAA
- a CDS encoding glycoprotease, giving the protein MVICLSSPLVIGVYFEGNLIEKIISDDKASEALGQIISDLDSRYEIDRIIYANGPGSFMGLKVAYLTLCVFCVVRNIKFYGIDGFSLNGFKPIRANKNMSFVLKDGKINLEKIEHCELELPSNLDGFDLIVDALPNYVIDAV; this is encoded by the coding sequence TTGGTAATTTGCCTTAGTTCGCCATTAGTTATTGGTGTATATTTTGAAGGAAATTTGATTGAGAAGATAATCAGCGATGATAAGGCGAGTGAGGCTTTAGGGCAGATTATAAGCGATTTAGATAGTAGGTATGAGATTGATAGGATTATCTATGCTAATGGCCCTGGAAGCTTTATGGGATTAAAGGTTGCTTACCTTACTCTTTGCGTGTTTTGCGTAGTTCGTAATATCAAATTTTATGGTATTGATGGATTTAGCTTAAATGGCTTTAAGCCAATTAGAGCCAATAAAAATATGAGCTTTGTGCTTAAAGATGGTAAGATAAATTTAGAGAAAATCGAGCATTGTGAGCTTGAGCTACCATCAAATTTAGATGGATTTGATTTGATTGTTGATGCGTTGCCAAATTATGTTATAGATGCGGTTTAG
- the lpxC gene encoding UDP-3-O-acyl-N-acetylglucosamine deacetylase translates to MKQRTIGKRVEGVGIGLHKGEPIKLILEPLEADSGVVFYRSDKATSFKAEPSSVLNTQMATVIGNDKATVSTIEHLMSAINSYGIDNIRITLDANEVPVMDGSAISFCMMLDEAGVVELEADKKVIVVKREVEVREGDKYVKLAPSSNPKFRYTIKFENPVIGLQSYTFEFSKENFINQIARARTFGFLKDVQKLNSMGLALGGSLDNAVVIDGAKILNPEGLRFDDEFVRHKILDAIGDISLLGSPMVGDYEAYAGSHDLNHKLTLALLSDERNYEIVTLSQEAQKEYEKAFA, encoded by the coding sequence GTGAAACAAAGAACTATAGGAAAAAGAGTAGAAGGGGTCGGTATAGGACTTCATAAAGGTGAGCCAATTAAACTAATTTTGGAGCCTTTAGAAGCTGATAGTGGTGTTGTTTTTTATAGAAGTGATAAGGCAACGAGTTTTAAGGCTGAGCCAAGTAGTGTGCTAAATACGCAGATGGCAACGGTAATTGGCAATGATAAAGCTACAGTATCTACTATAGAGCACTTAATGAGTGCGATAAATAGCTATGGAATTGATAATATTAGAATCACCCTTGATGCTAATGAAGTGCCAGTTATGGATGGTAGTGCTATTAGCTTTTGTATGATGCTTGATGAGGCCGGAGTAGTCGAGCTTGAAGCTGATAAAAAAGTAATAGTCGTAAAGCGTGAAGTGGAGGTAAGAGAAGGGGATAAATATGTCAAGCTTGCCCCATCGAGTAATCCTAAATTTCGCTATACGATTAAATTCGAAAATCCAGTAATTGGCTTACAAAGCTACACTTTTGAGTTTAGCAAGGAGAATTTTATAAATCAAATTGCAAGGGCTAGGACATTTGGCTTTTTAAAAGATGTCCAAAAGCTAAATTCAATGGGATTAGCTCTTGGTGGTAGCCTTGATAATGCAGTAGTGATCGATGGTGCTAAGATTTTAAATCCTGAAGGATTGAGATTTGATGATGAGTTTGTCCGCCACAAAATTTTAGATGCGATTGGGGATATTAGTCTGCTTGGATCGCCTATGGTTGGGGATTATGAGGCGTATGCTGGAAGCCATGATCTAAATCACAAGCTAACTTTAGCACTCTTAAGCGATGAGAGAAATTATGAGATAGTAACTCTAAGCCAAGAGGCGCAAAAAGAGTATGAAAAGGCATTTGCATAA
- a CDS encoding M23 family metallopeptidase → MRDSKIKTFIFTIIFIGLIFGVIGLFNSDSMDNQAPTISISDEIYWNQKSPIDLNISDNSSLQSIKAIISDSNTSIVILDKKIDEPKSSLELSLELPKGMILQRDKSYKLTIEARDFSLFGANVASKSVDLIIDNKNPQIQIINQSYKITKGGSAVVVFKATDENLQNLYIESDGYIFKPTKFVKDGYWASLVAWDIQNPNFKARIVAIDKAGNKAVSNIGFYLQDRKYKESRITLSDKFLDGKIDELASQYAKNYSQLDRLAKFKFVNETLRASNEDIIRKVTSTVPEEMIDSFYIEPFYPLRNGAAVASFGDHRFFIYDNQEVSQSWHMGLDLASTAMAVMTTNNPAFVAFNDLNGIYGENIILYHGFGLYTLYGHCNETSVKAGEHIGPKHIIGKTGTTGLALGDHLHFGVLVQGIEVRPEEWMDKKWMKDNIYDVLNSAKKAIKG, encoded by the coding sequence GTGAGAGACTCAAAGATTAAAACTTTTATATTTACTATCATTTTTATCGGATTGATATTTGGCGTTATAGGTCTGTTTAACTCCGATTCTATGGATAATCAAGCACCAACCATATCTATAAGCGATGAAATTTACTGGAATCAAAAAAGTCCAATTGATCTAAACATATCAGACAACTCATCTTTACAATCAATTAAGGCTATAATATCAGATTCTAATACATCTATTGTGATTTTAGATAAAAAAATTGATGAGCCAAAAAGTAGCTTGGAGCTGAGTTTAGAGCTACCAAAGGGTATGATTTTACAAAGAGATAAAAGCTATAAGCTCACCATTGAGGCTAGGGATTTTAGTCTATTTGGTGCAAATGTAGCCTCAAAGAGCGTGGATTTAATAATTGATAATAAAAATCCACAAATTCAAATAATAAATCAATCATATAAGATTACTAAAGGCGGCTCAGCCGTTGTAGTTTTTAAGGCTACTGATGAAAATTTACAAAATTTATATATAGAGAGCGATGGGTATATTTTTAAACCAACCAAATTTGTAAAAGATGGATATTGGGCGTCGCTTGTAGCGTGGGATATACAAAATCCAAATTTTAAAGCTAGGATTGTAGCTATAGATAAAGCTGGAAATAAAGCTGTATCAAATATCGGATTTTACCTACAAGATCGCAAATATAAAGAGTCAAGAATTACTTTAAGTGATAAATTTTTAGATGGCAAGATAGATGAGTTAGCTAGTCAATATGCAAAAAATTACTCCCAGCTTGATAGATTAGCAAAATTTAAATTTGTCAATGAAACGCTAAGAGCCTCAAATGAGGATATTATCCGCAAGGTTACTTCTACTGTGCCTGAAGAGATGATAGATAGCTTTTATATAGAGCCATTTTATCCGCTTAGAAATGGTGCTGCTGTAGCGAGCTTTGGCGATCATAGATTTTTTATTTATGATAATCAAGAAGTAAGCCAAAGCTGGCATATGGGGCTTGATCTAGCTAGCACGGCTATGGCTGTGATGACTACTAATAACCCTGCATTTGTGGCTTTTAATGATTTAAATGGAATATATGGAGAGAATATAATTTTATATCATGGATTTGGACTTTATACGCTTTATGGCCATTGTAATGAAACATCAGTAAAAGCTGGAGAGCATATCGGTCCAAAGCATATAATAGGCAAAACCGGAACAACCGGTCTAGCCTTAGGCGATCACTTGCATTTTGGGGTTTTAGTCCAAGGTATTGAGGTAAGACCTGAGGAGTGGATGGATAAAAAGTGGATGAAAGATAATATATATGATGTATTAAATTCAGCCAAAAAAGCGATAAAAGGTTAA
- a CDS encoding prephenate dehydrogenase, translating to MNVGIIGLGLIGGSLGLALKDMKLISKVSGYDLNKDNEKDALDLGLVDEIISFESMKKSCDMIFLAIPVEAIIKVMQNLKDIPSSTTIVDLGSTKAEILRSCPLEIRNNFVAAHPMAGTENSGPKSAFKTLLNGAVVVVCDDKNASEFHVKRAVEILSHAGMKIVFMDSKSHDHHVGIISHLPHVISYSLVNSTLKEEDKRNILLLAGGSFSGMARIAKSNPQMWSDIFKQNKDNLLSAITSFKNELEICENMIKNEKWNELKGWMETASGLREIL from the coding sequence ATGAATGTGGGTATTATTGGACTTGGGCTTATTGGTGGCTCTTTGGGTCTAGCCTTAAAAGATATGAAGTTAATCTCCAAAGTAAGTGGCTATGATCTAAATAAAGATAATGAAAAGGACGCCTTAGATCTAGGATTAGTAGATGAGATAATTAGCTTTGAGAGTATGAAAAAGAGCTGTGATATGATATTTTTAGCCATTCCAGTTGAGGCAATTATCAAGGTAATGCAAAATTTAAAAGATATACCATCAAGCACTACAATTGTAGATTTAGGATCTACAAAGGCTGAGATTCTCCGCTCGTGTCCGCTTGAAATTCGTAATAATTTTGTAGCGGCTCATCCGATGGCAGGGACTGAAAACTCAGGGCCAAAATCAGCTTTTAAAACCTTATTAAATGGTGCTGTGGTCGTGGTTTGCGATGATAAAAATGCTAGTGAATTTCATGTTAAAAGAGCTGTGGAGATCTTAAGCCATGCTGGAATGAAAATAGTATTTATGGATTCAAAAAGCCACGATCATCATGTAGGCATAATCTCTCATCTTCCCCATGTCATTAGCTATAGTTTGGTAAATTCAACCTTAAAAGAGGAGGATAAGCGAAATATCTTGCTTTTAGCTGGCGGGAGTTTTAGCGGTATGGCAAGGATAGCAAAATCCAATCCACAAATGTGGAGCGATATTTTCAAACAAAATAAAGATAATCTTTTGAGTGCAATTACCTCTTTTAAAAATGAGCTTGAAATTTGTGAAAATATGATTAAAAATGAGAAGTGGAATGAGCTAAAAGGGTGGATGGAAACCGCAAGTGGCTTAAGAGAGATATTATAA
- the bamA gene encoding outer membrane protein assembly factor BamA: MKKAILSSFIIATSINAMPIQSVKFNGLLHLSDESASEISGLKVGSEFSDEIANRAIINLYKQGYFQNIYIEENDGNVVVNLTEKPVIAKIDINGVVTNDQKAIEQIIDIKKGQMYDEFALNNTKIRIRQFYEARGYFDTVVTTDISPINENENSLHITLIVNRGENITIENVHLIGSNALDYSDIEPVVANKSREFMGWMWGLNDGKAKIYELPSDSEKIQDEYSKKGYLDAIVSAPSLNTHFDNYKADLSYYISEGEIYKTGNISINAPEFLELDTENIISDFKLQKGDILNSSKMKLDAQKLEDLVANKGFAYAKVYPRTNKNSDYTADIIYEVIPEEKVYIREVVISGNDRTADRIIRRELYLTEGNLYNKTDLMDSKNALKRTGYFEDVQIIEKRVSKDQIDLEVAVKETNTGSIVGGIGYGSSDGLLLNAGVSDSNIFGTGYKGSIMVDKSDDTLSGNINLTNPRVNDSLYSLGGGIFANDYNWDEYDERNYGANIVAGRQIGRYINAYISYQIERSQIDGLDEFYRDAGYKNGINIKSAITPSISFNNTDDYYIPRSGIIASTSLEYAGLGGDMEFFKNRTTFNIYQGLQDYINMDLIFRYKSGFGYIFNDDSSKLPINEKLFLGGINSIRGYDSRSVTPKKNICNPKSNSGGIIPGCKIIETGGKISFNNSFELSFPIINRLKMRGVLFYDYGMIGHSDINEIKRSSAGAGIEWMTPIGPLQLFYAQALDDKQGDDTSSFEFTIGRRF; this comes from the coding sequence ATGAAAAAAGCAATACTTTCAAGCTTTATTATAGCCACTTCGATAAATGCTATGCCAATCCAAAGTGTTAAATTTAATGGTCTTTTACACCTATCAGATGAGAGTGCCTCTGAGATTAGCGGACTTAAGGTTGGTAGTGAATTCAGCGATGAAATTGCCAATAGAGCTATTATAAATTTATACAAACAAGGTTATTTTCAAAATATATATATAGAAGAAAATGATGGTAATGTCGTAGTAAATTTAACAGAAAAGCCAGTAATTGCAAAAATAGATATAAATGGCGTTGTTACAAATGACCAAAAGGCAATTGAGCAGATCATTGATATTAAAAAAGGTCAAATGTATGATGAGTTTGCCCTAAACAATACTAAGATTAGAATTCGCCAATTCTATGAAGCTCGTGGGTATTTTGATACCGTAGTAACTACAGATATATCTCCAATTAATGAGAATGAAAACTCACTTCACATAACTCTAATAGTCAATCGTGGTGAGAATATTACCATTGAAAATGTCCATTTAATCGGCTCTAATGCTTTAGATTACTCAGATATAGAACCAGTAGTAGCAAATAAAAGCCGTGAATTTATGGGCTGGATGTGGGGATTAAACGATGGTAAAGCAAAAATTTATGAGCTCCCAAGTGATAGCGAAAAAATCCAAGATGAGTATTCAAAGAAGGGCTATTTAGATGCGATCGTATCGGCACCTAGCCTAAATACCCATTTTGATAATTATAAGGCTGATCTCTCATATTATATTAGCGAGGGTGAAATTTATAAAACTGGTAATATCTCAATTAATGCTCCTGAATTTTTAGAGCTTGATACTGAAAATATAATTAGCGATTTTAAGCTGCAAAAAGGGGATATTTTAAATTCATCCAAGATGAAATTAGACGCTCAAAAGCTTGAAGATTTAGTGGCAAATAAAGGTTTTGCTTATGCAAAAGTCTATCCAAGAACAAATAAAAATAGCGACTATACAGCAGATATAATCTATGAGGTGATTCCTGAAGAAAAGGTATATATAAGAGAGGTTGTAATCAGTGGAAATGACCGAACAGCAGATCGCATTATTAGGCGTGAATTATACCTAACTGAAGGAAATTTATATAATAAAACTGACTTAATGGATTCTAAAAATGCACTTAAGCGAACTGGATATTTCGAAGATGTCCAAATAATAGAAAAAAGAGTAAGCAAAGATCAAATAGATTTAGAAGTAGCAGTTAAAGAGACGAATACAGGTAGTATAGTTGGTGGTATAGGATATGGAAGTAGCGATGGGCTTTTATTAAATGCTGGAGTGAGCGACTCAAATATCTTTGGGACTGGATATAAAGGTAGCATTATGGTAGATAAGAGTGATGATACCTTAAGCGGAAATATAAATTTAACCAATCCAAGAGTTAATGACTCTTTATATAGCCTTGGTGGAGGGATATTTGCTAATGATTACAACTGGGATGAGTATGATGAGCGAAATTATGGTGCTAATATCGTAGCTGGTAGGCAAATTGGTAGATACATCAATGCATATATAAGCTATCAAATAGAGCGTAGCCAAATAGATGGACTAGATGAATTTTACAGAGATGCTGGATACAAAAATGGTATAAATATAAAAAGTGCGATAACTCCAAGCATATCATTTAATAACACAGATGATTACTATATCCCAAGAAGTGGTATAATCGCTTCAACTAGCCTAGAGTATGCTGGGCTTGGTGGAGATATGGAATTTTTTAAAAATAGAACTACATTTAACATATATCAAGGCTTGCAAGATTATATAAATATGGATCTTATCTTTAGATATAAATCTGGATTTGGATATATATTTAATGATGATAGCTCCAAGCTTCCAATCAACGAAAAGCTATTTTTAGGTGGAATTAACTCTATTAGAGGCTACGATAGCAGATCTGTTACTCCTAAGAAAAATATTTGTAATCCTAAATCAAATAGTGGCGGGATAATACCTGGTTGTAAAATCATAGAAACTGGCGGTAAAATCAGCTTTAATAACTCATTTGAGCTAAGCTTTCCTATAATCAATCGCCTTAAAATGCGTGGGGTTTTATTTTATGATTATGGTATGATAGGTCACAGCGATATAAATGAGATTAAGCGCTCTAGTGCAGGGGCTGGGATAGAGTGGATGACGCCTATTGGGCCGCTACAACTATTCTACGCTCAAGCTCTTGATGATAAACAAGGAGATGATACTAGTAGCTTTGAATTTACAATCGGTAGGAGATTTTAG
- a CDS encoding Ppx/GppA phosphatase family protein: protein MSKRVAVIDLGSNSARMAIFERTSRLGFFILREYKVKVRLGEGAYEKGGVLQDEAMSNVLNAFREFKYFLNIYKVSKILCTGTSALRDAPNSNTFINLVKRELGFNLRVISGDMEAFYGGIAALNLLSPLDEATTIDIGGGSTELAKISNGRIVDLISLDVGTVRLKELFFDKDDIDGALRFTQDIINKIPPHFASRDLIAIGGSLRAISSSIMQLQNHQIRLVHNFTYKYSDYANLISKIATDKELDLKSIAIKKDRFDTIRQGAMIFSNAAKILKAKTIYTSGVGIREGVFLVNLLGPNLKSKDLIKMPQEHKIAFPKGFNPSLRSIQDRFAKRDNSTTTRHAKALFEVLAPLHKLKPSYLNELIVASKLYNIGRSIGFYSENAHSGYLVKNALNYGYTHQQKALIAAMIEYQGKAINTLGENLLPDIDTLRWLSFLLGLAGALSLSPNISFDFFSNTLYIKGAKNFFMLKDEIRKLIKPAIFAISFE, encoded by the coding sequence ATGTCAAAAAGAGTTGCAGTCATCGATTTGGGATCAAATTCAGCTAGAATGGCTATATTTGAGCGGACAAGTAGGCTTGGATTTTTCATACTTCGTGAGTATAAGGTTAAGGTTAGACTAGGGGAAGGTGCATATGAAAAAGGCGGAGTCTTACAAGATGAGGCTATGAGTAATGTCTTAAATGCTTTTAGGGAATTTAAATATTTTTTAAATATTTATAAGGTTAGCAAGATTTTATGCACTGGCACATCGGCCCTAAGAGACGCACCAAATTCAAATACATTTATAAATTTAGTAAAAAGAGAATTAGGCTTTAATCTACGCGTGATAAGTGGCGATATGGAGGCATTTTATGGCGGTATAGCTGCTTTGAATTTGCTTAGTCCGCTTGATGAGGCTACTACTATTGATATTGGCGGTGGCTCGACAGAGCTTGCTAAAATTAGTAATGGTAGGATTGTTGATCTTATATCTTTAGATGTGGGTACAGTAAGGCTTAAGGAGCTATTTTTTGATAAAGATGATATAGACGGGGCTTTGAGATTTACCCAAGATATAATTAATAAAATTCCACCGCATTTTGCTAGTAGGGATTTGATCGCTATAGGTGGAAGTCTAAGGGCGATATCTAGCTCAATTATGCAGCTACAAAATCATCAAATCAGATTAGTTCATAATTTTACCTATAAGTATAGTGATTACGCAAATTTAATTAGTAAAATAGCTACCGATAAAGAGCTGGATTTAAAGAGCATAGCCATTAAAAAAGATCGCTTTGATACCATTAGACAAGGTGCGATGATATTTTCTAATGCGGCTAAAATTTTAAAAGCTAAGACGATTTATACAAGTGGAGTAGGGATTAGAGAGGGTGTCTTTTTAGTTAATTTGCTTGGTCCAAATTTAAAATCTAAAGATTTAATCAAGATGCCTCAAGAGCATAAAATAGCTTTCCCAAAAGGTTTTAATCCAAGTCTTAGAAGTATTCAAGATAGATTTGCTAAACGAGATAATAGCACAACTACAAGGCACGCAAAGGCTCTATTTGAGGTTTTAGCCCCACTCCATAAGCTAAAACCGAGCTATTTAAATGAGCTTATAGTAGCCTCAAAGCTTTATAATATTGGGCGAAGTATTGGATTTTATTCAGAAAATGCCCATAGTGGGTATTTGGTTAAAAATGCGTTGAATTACGGCTACACTCACCAGCAAAAGGCCTTGATAGCTGCTATGATAGAGTATCAAGGCAAGGCTATAAACACTCTGGGAGAAAATTTACTTCCAGATATTGATACCCTTAGGTGGCTTAGCTTTTTGCTTGGTCTTGCTGGTGCTTTGAGTTTAAGTCCAAATATAAGCTTTGATTTCTTTTCTAACACGCTATATATAAAAGGTGCAAAAAATTTCTTTATGTTAAAAGATGAGATAAGAAAGTTGATTAAACCAGCGATTTTTGCTATTTCGTTTGAGTAG